From the genome of Loxodonta africana isolate mLoxAfr1 chromosome 4, mLoxAfr1.hap2, whole genome shotgun sequence:
tgagaaggcagctcttttccaattgtattttgattgccttccaacctggtgggctcaccttctggcactatatcaggcaacgCTCCATTGCtcttcataagattttcattggctaatgtttttggaagtagatagccaggtccctctgcctagtctgtcttagtctggaagctctactgaaacctgtccaccatggatgacactgctggtttttgaaatactggtggcataacttctagcatcatagcaacacacaagtcaccacagtacgataaactgacagatgtgtggtggttgTTTGTTTATTATCATGCAAATATTATTGATGTATAAATTTTAACTGAAAGAAAACTCTGCACTTTTTCTGACTTGacatgttttatgtatcttacaacatgttaaataaacctctgtagatatatatgtacatatgcgtgtgtatatatatatgtatatatatatttttaaatcagaaacAAATCCTTTGTGGCTTCCCATGAAGTTTTAAAGTTGTCAGGAGTTAATTGTATATCACTGAGAAACAACACTTAATTTAAACCAGAGATATTAGAATTAAAAACTTTAGCTTTTAAAACCATGTAGGTTTGTTTTAATGtaggaattttattttaaagagagaTCAAGCCCTTATTTTCAAGGCAGATTAtacaaaaaataaactatttaacctagtaattaaataaaattttgctatttTTAATAGCGAGAAGCccaattatttgttttatatgctatttgacattaaattttaaaaattctcatgAATTAACCTATTAAATTTTCAGTTACAATAAACAAGAACCTTGATTATACCAgacaaaaaatcttcaacaaactTTGCAAAATCCTTGTTTTTGTCATATATCTCTTATTTTTAAGCAACAAACACATTCATTATTAGAcccaaatatatatacacatatcctTTCTCTGTGGCATAAGTTTAGCCTTCCTTCTTTAGTATCTTTAACTTTGTATTGTACTTTCCTCTGATCTTCTGCTACTTTCTATACATCCATTTAAattctgcttttctctttctcatctTGGAACAACTAGTCTCTTTCATTTTAGGACAATATTATTATCTTTTCTTTTAACAAAACATATTTCATATATTCAATTCAGCTTAAGTTACCTGAAAAGATGTTGGAAACTTTTAAGTTGACATATTACACAACACAAAACTTTAATGAATTTACTTTTATCAATTCTTGGCAATACTAATTTATATAAGTGCTTATTTATTAGTAAACAAATCAGAATAAGTTCTTTAAGAAATATtgtaatctaattttttttctaatttaataaTACCATATGGAGGTAAGAAATTATCACATGTTCATAGCCTTATTTTCTGCATATTTTATAGGAGCCCTTAAAGAAGTGATTTATTCTAATTTTAAGGCCTGTTATCAATTAAAGCATCATTTTTTTAGtgcactttttaaatttattaatttacATCAAATTTTCTCAGAGTAATTACCAAAAGCCCAAACGCAAAAAGGAAATTTTTTGGGAAAAGAATCAACTGCTTCATGAAAACCAGTAACTGCCAGCCATGGCCTTCAACTTGATGAAGGACAGAAACTCAAACCTAAACTTAAGGCAAGCTCTCCACACAAAATGAAATGTAAAAACTATATGAATTTACTGATCTATGAGGCCAACTCCAGACTCAGGTTCATATAATATTATACAGCATAAGGAGTTTAGTTTCTTAGCATTAAACAAAAGCTCCACAGAGGAAAGAGAAGATACCACAAATGGTAACTCGTTTTCTTAAAGTGATCACTGAGACTCTAAATTACTTCTAATTATATTCAGCTTATAGTTGTTTTTAAACTTCAACTTTAAATCAGTGTCCTGGTAGAGGGGAAATTCAGGCTCATTTGTCAAAGGTGTTTTAAAAGTCTTTTCAAAACTAATTCATAAAAATTAGTCATAAATAAACAAATTTGGGAGAAGCAGCTCGTTCAGCTACCTGGTAATTAATTTTGAGGTCAGAAGCTTTGGGTAAAGCCTGCAGAGTCCTGAGTTATGCCTCTGTTATCTCACATGGGGACAGTAGGATTGACCCTGTTGCTTGGTAACACAGAGGTAGTCCTTTCTTTCTTGCTTTGCACTAGGTGTTTTCAGTGTTGGGGGCTTAGAAAGCTATTGTTTTTCCCAGCCTCATGAATCTTTCATTTCTTGTTCCTTCTTGGCTGGAATCAGATCTTTCATTTTCAAATTAGAGGGACTTCCCTTTGCCTGATTAATACAtagactaaaaaccaaaaaccaaaccccgtgctgtcgagttgattctgactcatagcgaccctatagggtcgctatgagtcggaatataTAAACTAGGTGGTATAAATCAGGGAGTTCAACCTTCAACAAGGATTTAATGAACTTTAAATTGCTGATAAACTAGTAGAAATTGACGTACTTGCAAGAACTATTAACCAGCATATATGAGTAGAATATCAGAGAAAACGAGTAGAAAGTGAAAAGAttttccaaacccattgccatccagttgattccaactcatagtcaccctatacatcagagtagaactgccccatagagtttccaaggaaagcctggtggatttgaactgaggaccttttggttagcagctgtaacacttaaccactatgccaccaggttttccatttgTTCTATAGGGCTGTCTAATctatggctgaagggtgaactttaggactgacttcagtactgagttaaaagggtgtccgggggtcatattctcagggtttctctagtctctgttagaccaggaAGTCTGATCATTTTTTGTgcattagaattttgttcaacaaTTTTCTCCAGCATTATAAACATTTAATGCTGAAATTTTTCTCTCATTACTGGTATAGCTGCATCAcaaatttttacatattttattttcattaaattcAATACATTTTCTAATTCCCCTTGAGAATTCCTCTTTCACCCCGGgggtgttgtttaatttctaagTGTTTGGGAGTTATTCTATTTCTGTTACTGTTTTCAAGTTTAATTCCATTATAGTCTGAAAACAAACCTTGTACAGTAAaagctgtgaaagccagaaccaatataaggcagaaacctgtcagagaagaaaaacgaaaatattttccactagtgagctgtagaaaagtggtaagactgcaccctgtcaaaggcagaagaattttgagacctggaaaaacaaggcagtcctgttgcattctggctctcacaggtttcactgtattactttaattcttttaaatttgataAGGTTTGTTTCATGACCAAGAATATGATCTATTTCGGTAAATGTTCCACGTGCATATGAAAAGAATGTGAGTTCTCCTGTTTTTAGGTGGAATGTTCTACACATGTCAATTAGATTCACTTGATTAATGGAGTTCTGTTCTTATATATCCTGCTTAATTTCTGCCTACTACTTTTATATATTACAGAGAGAggatgttgaagtctccaactgtaATTGTGGAtttttctgtttctcctttcagttATGCCAGTGTCTGGTTCATATAGTTTATAActttgctgttaggtgcatataaATTTGGGATGTCTCTTGTTGAATTTTCATTGTTATGTAACACCCCACTTTAgctcttgtaattttctttgctctcAAGTCCGTTTAATATGGCCactccagctttttttttaaattagaatttgCATGTTATCTTTATTTCCCTACTCTACTTTTAACCTATTTAAATATGATATTTGAAGagagtttcttgtagacagcatatagttaaaaaaaaaattcttaaaatgaattttaaatagtaTGTTGGGCCCacttacatttaaaataattattggtatgtttggaTTTATGTCCCCATTTAGTTGTTTGTTTACTGTTTGACccctttgtttttaattttcccaTTTCTTGCCTACTTTTGAGTTAGTTATTCGAATATTTTCTAGTATTTCACTTTAATCCACTTTCTTATTGTGATTTTGACTGTATCCCTTTGTTTAGTTTTTAAGGTAGGAAATATAATACGCATGCTTAACTTTTCATAGTCTACTTAGAATTAACATTCTACCACTTTAATAGAATGTAGAAAGCTTATGATTATGTATGTTTCCTTATCCTTTTCTCTTTTACTGCCCTTTGAAAAACCACCCCTTAAACATTTTGGATGCTCTTTCCTAAGACCTCCTTAGGCAGCCCCTTTCATTCTCAGGCTCCTCAGGTTCATCTACAAAGTATGTCCCTTAAAGATCAGCATACTCATTGAGCCCTATTGGTTTTGGCCACTGCCAACCTGATCCGTGATTCCTGCACTCTGGGACTTTTCCCTCTGAAAGAGATTGGATGTTCGTTCTGTTAGGCATCCTCTCCTGATAATTTCCATTCCTATTTCATGACTAGAAGGAGAGGCTGAGTCAGAAATGTCAATTCTACAAGAGGAAATCTTTTTTGTACTAAGTGTCTAAAGAAGAGAGAGTTATAGACCTGTTAGAGTAAAAAGGTTGCTCTGAAGAAAGAAAATTGTTTCAAAATCTTCTGTAAGGTGGCCTAGAGCAGAGCTTTATTTTAAGATGCAATTACTAGACACTTCTTTTAAGTgtctgagtccctgggtgttgcaaataaTTAAGTGCTcgaggtgatctgcttctgaaaggtcacagtcttgaaaaccctatggagcagttctactttgcacttatgatgttgtcatgagtcggaattggcttcaAGACaactgtttatatatatatatatatgcattttttgggGATTTCTTGGAAATGTTTAGTATTTCTGATAAAATGTTTAGACAACTTGCTTTGATAAAAATTAAGAGCCCCACTTGCAAATCTGAACTTTATCAGCAAGCTCAGCTGAACATCAGTCCTGTGACAATCCTAGTGAGTTTTAACACATATTTCTTTCACGTACTCAGACTATCACTATTGTTTAGCTaccatttgtttgtttgctttactaTAAAAATCTATTAGAAATAAATGTTTGAAttgtggttcttgttttttttttggaacacttACTCCTTATTGGCAAGTTTGAAATACAACTTTGACATCTAGGTCATGAAAATTCATCTGAAATGTTGTTTAGCAAGTAGAAGGCTAGAGAATCTCCCCCTGAGTTTTCATGGGGAAGAACTTCATGAATATCATTCAGAATTTTCTCTGAATTCATTTAAGACTCATAATCTTTCTGGTCACATCCCTGAAGGCTTGTTTTACTTGTTTGTTCCTTAGAGTGTAAATGAAGGGGTTCAGTAAAGGGGCCACTGATGTGTTGAGCACAGCTACACCCTTATTGAAGGCAActccttcttttgctgaaggTTTTAtgtacatgaagatgcagctgcCATAAGACAGAGAGATGAtaatcatgtgggaagaacatgTGGAAAAAGCCTTTTTCCTTTGCTGGGCAGAGGGGATCTTCAGAATGGTCTTGATGATATTCGTGTAGGAGAGAAGCACCAGCACCAGGGTTACTGCCAAAGTCACAACTGCTAAGATAAAGTTGACCAGCTCCAGAAGTCTTGTGTCTGAGCAAGATATTTCTATGAGGGGTCCATAGTCACAGTAATAGTGATTCAGCACATTGGAGGCACAGAAATCCAGCTGACTGGTCTGGATGATGGGGTATAAAATGATTAGGAACCCATCCAGCCAAGAGCAGAGAACCAGCTGGATACAGGCTCTGTTGTTCATGATGGTTGTGTAATgtaggggtttgcagatggctacGTAGCGATCATAagacatggcagccagaaggtaaAACTCTGTAGCCCCGAGGAATATGGCAAAGAAATACTGAGTGAAGCAGCCAGCAAAACTGATGGCCTTATTCCCAGTAGAGATGCTGATCAGCAGCCTAGGAGTGAAAATGGTTGTAAAGGAAATTTCCAAGAAGGAGAAATTctggaggaagaaatacatgggagTCTGGA
Proteins encoded in this window:
- the LOC100676674 gene encoding olfactory receptor 6C4-like yields the protein MKNQTFLKEFVLLGLTDIPELQTVIFILLFLTYIFSISGNLTIITLTLLDSHLQTPMYFFLQNFSFLEISFTTIFTPRLLISISTGNKAISFAGCFTQYFFAIFLGATEFYLLAAMSYDRYVAICKPLHYTTIMNNRACIQLVLCSWLDGFLIILYPIIQTSQLDFCASNVLNHYYCDYGPLIEISCSDTRLLELVNFILAVVTLAVTLVLVLLSYTNIIKTILKIPSAQQRKKAFSTCSSHMIIISLSYGSCIFMYIKPSAKEGVAFNKGVAVLNTSVAPLLNPFIYTLRNKQVKQAFRDVTRKIMSLK